In a single window of the Streptomyces sp. NBC_00094 genome:
- a CDS encoding ABC transporter substrate-binding protein, whose amino-acid sequence MSHQLSRRQILHLATATAAGLGLTACGGSGSGGTGGADDGADGDSGKITVWSWTTAAEALRGVVPSFERDNPGITVDVQDLGNPAIWDKITVGLASGGKGLADVMHIGVDYLPGYMEKFPQGLADLSKLGADRHKDAFVNGLWPTVIGKDRAVHALPWEVNPLGLFYRHDYFEKADVDPASIASWDDLIAAGPKIRAATGAQLLGLDKPGTTQDMDFFQNLMQLQGAFYFDAEGKVTLASDEAVQALTVIKRLNDAGLLADTAGQGTWKRLVGQGKLATVPYPAWAIEYLATKFPAQSGKWRVIQPPAAVPGGGRSAIVNSTFLTVSATSKRRKAAWRFVEYALTKPAEINRMFASGGVFPALKGAYADPKFSAPHPFYGGQKVLRSFVDSLESGAGATNFTGDYSRALKLASDAQSQVLIKGADPAEALKAAAKQLAQQTGRQQAA is encoded by the coding sequence ATGTCCCACCAGCTGAGCCGCCGACAGATCCTCCACCTCGCCACCGCCACCGCCGCCGGACTCGGCCTGACCGCCTGTGGCGGCAGCGGCAGCGGCGGTACGGGCGGTGCCGACGACGGTGCCGACGGCGACAGCGGCAAGATCACCGTCTGGAGCTGGACCACCGCGGCCGAGGCCCTGCGCGGCGTCGTCCCCTCCTTCGAGCGGGACAACCCCGGAATCACGGTCGACGTCCAGGACCTCGGCAACCCCGCCATCTGGGACAAGATCACCGTCGGCCTCGCCTCGGGAGGCAAGGGCCTCGCCGACGTCATGCACATCGGTGTCGACTACCTGCCCGGCTACATGGAGAAGTTCCCGCAGGGCCTCGCCGACCTGTCCAAGCTCGGCGCCGACCGGCACAAGGACGCCTTCGTCAACGGCCTGTGGCCGACCGTCATAGGCAAGGACAGAGCCGTCCACGCCCTCCCGTGGGAGGTGAACCCGCTCGGCCTGTTCTACCGCCACGACTACTTCGAGAAGGCCGACGTCGACCCCGCCTCGATCGCCAGCTGGGACGACCTCATCGCCGCGGGACCGAAGATCCGCGCCGCCACCGGTGCCCAGCTCCTCGGCCTCGACAAGCCCGGCACGACCCAGGACATGGACTTCTTCCAGAACCTGATGCAGCTTCAGGGCGCCTTCTACTTCGACGCCGAGGGCAAGGTCACCCTCGCCTCCGACGAGGCCGTCCAGGCCCTCACCGTCATCAAGCGGCTCAACGACGCCGGCCTGCTCGCCGACACCGCCGGCCAGGGCACCTGGAAGCGCCTCGTGGGCCAGGGCAAGCTCGCCACCGTCCCGTACCCCGCCTGGGCGATCGAGTACCTGGCGACCAAGTTCCCCGCCCAGAGCGGCAAGTGGCGCGTCATCCAGCCGCCGGCCGCCGTGCCCGGGGGAGGCCGCAGCGCCATCGTCAACTCCACCTTCCTGACCGTCTCCGCCACCAGCAAGCGCCGCAAGGCCGCCTGGCGATTCGTCGAGTACGCGCTCACCAAGCCGGCCGAGATCAACCGGATGTTCGCCTCCGGCGGCGTCTTCCCCGCCCTCAAGGGTGCTTACGCCGACCCGAAGTTCAGCGCGCCCCACCCCTTCTACGGTGGCCAGAAGGTGCTGCGGTCCTTCGTCGACTCGCTCGAATCCGGCGCCGGCGCGACCAACTTCACCGGCGACTACAGCCGCGCCCTCAAGCTCGCCAGTGACGCCCAGAGCCAGGTGCTGATCAAGGGCGCCGACCCGGCCGAGGCACTCAAGGCCGCGGCCAAGCAGCTCGCCCAGCAGACCGGTCGGCAGCAGGCGGCCTGA
- a CDS encoding carbohydrate ABC transporter permease yields MSLAPSERAPASGTATATATGTPAGRGTPRRTDRARPGRRRLLTRESVPYLLIMPAVLGFAIFKAYPIAASFWISLTTGNGDARQFTGLANYRRLLDDPLFWTALKNTALILVVQVPLMLGLALLVALGLNSTKVWLRPLWRLGVFVPSLTGLVAAGVMFSVILNRDAGLLNWVLSLFGVDRVNWLGSTFWARVGVVLVITWHYTGYNAVMYLAGLQGIPKELYEAAMVDGAGPIRRFVSITLPQLRPILLLTVVLSTIGTLQLFDEPYVLTGGGPDNATLTVTMYLYNNGFKYFDFGYASALAYALALIVSVLGILQVRLMGERR; encoded by the coding sequence ATGTCCCTCGCCCCGTCCGAACGCGCTCCCGCCTCCGGGACCGCGACCGCCACCGCGACCGGCACTCCCGCCGGTCGCGGCACCCCCCGGCGCACCGACCGTGCCCGCCCGGGCCGACGCCGCCTGCTGACGCGGGAGTCCGTCCCGTACCTGCTGATCATGCCCGCCGTCCTGGGCTTCGCGATCTTCAAGGCGTACCCGATCGCCGCCTCGTTCTGGATCAGCCTCACCACCGGAAACGGCGACGCCCGGCAGTTCACCGGGCTCGCCAACTACCGGCGCCTCCTCGACGACCCGCTGTTCTGGACGGCGCTGAAGAACACCGCGCTGATCCTCGTCGTCCAGGTCCCGCTCATGCTCGGCCTCGCCCTGCTCGTCGCGCTCGGCCTCAACTCCACCAAGGTCTGGCTGCGCCCGCTCTGGCGACTCGGCGTCTTCGTGCCGTCGCTGACCGGTCTCGTCGCCGCCGGCGTGATGTTCTCCGTGATCCTCAACCGCGACGCCGGCCTGCTGAACTGGGTCCTCTCGCTCTTCGGCGTCGACCGGGTGAACTGGCTCGGCAGCACCTTCTGGGCCCGCGTCGGCGTCGTCCTCGTCATCACCTGGCACTACACCGGCTACAACGCGGTGATGTACCTCGCCGGCCTCCAGGGCATCCCCAAGGAGCTGTACGAGGCCGCCATGGTCGACGGCGCCGGACCGATCCGCCGGTTCGTCTCCATCACGCTGCCCCAGCTGCGGCCGATCCTCCTCCTCACCGTGGTGCTCTCCACCATCGGCACCCTGCAGCTCTTCGACGAGCCGTACGTCCTCACCGGCGGCGGCCCCGACAACGCCACCCTCACGGTCACCATGTACCTCTACAACAACGGCTTCAAGTACTTCGACTTCGGCTACGCCTCGGCCCTCGCCTACGCGCTCGCGCTGATCGTGTCCGTCCTCGGCATCCTGCAGGTCCGCCTGATGGGAGAACGCCGATGA
- a CDS encoding carbohydrate ABC transporter permease, which translates to MKTRGPLLTLLLAGAFGLCVGPFYWLAMAATQDDKDVFSWPPKLLPGGHLMDNLQGLQESIGLTRVLLNTILVAGLQTVGAVVVSVLAGYAFAKFDFRGRNLFFVLLLSTLVIPDTVMLIPIFQMMMDLGLIDSYESVILPGLVTPFGIFLMRQALRSMPDELLDAARVDGAGELRVLWKIVIPVNRPIIAALALFVFLGGWNQFVWPLIALRSPEMYTLPVATATLQGLSTTNYAQVLLASAIAAIPVMALFLVLQRQFISGLLAGATKE; encoded by the coding sequence ATGAAGACGCGAGGCCCCCTGCTCACCCTGCTGCTCGCGGGCGCCTTCGGGCTCTGCGTCGGCCCCTTCTACTGGCTCGCCATGGCCGCCACCCAGGACGACAAGGACGTCTTCTCCTGGCCGCCGAAGCTGCTCCCCGGCGGCCACCTCATGGACAACCTCCAAGGGCTCCAGGAGTCGATCGGACTCACCCGCGTCCTCCTCAACACCATCCTGGTGGCCGGACTCCAGACCGTCGGCGCGGTCGTCGTCTCCGTCCTCGCCGGCTACGCCTTCGCCAAGTTCGACTTCCGCGGACGCAACCTGTTCTTCGTCCTGCTGCTCAGCACCCTGGTCATCCCCGACACGGTGATGCTGATCCCGATCTTCCAGATGATGATGGACCTGGGCCTGATCGACTCCTACGAGTCCGTCATCCTGCCCGGCCTGGTCACCCCGTTCGGCATCTTCCTGATGCGGCAGGCCCTGCGGTCCATGCCCGACGAACTCCTCGACGCCGCCCGCGTCGACGGCGCCGGCGAACTGCGGGTGCTGTGGAAGATCGTCATCCCGGTCAACCGGCCGATCATCGCGGCGCTCGCGCTGTTCGTCTTCCTCGGCGGCTGGAACCAGTTCGTCTGGCCGCTGATCGCGCTGCGCAGCCCCGAGATGTACACACTGCCCGTCGCCACCGCCACCCTGCAGGGCCTGTCGACGACCAACTACGCCCAGGTCCTGCTCGCCAGCGCCATCGCCGCCATCCCCGTGATGGCCCTCTTCCTCGTCCTGCAACGCCAGTTCATCTCCGGCCTGCTGGCCGGGGCCACCAAGGAGTGA
- a CDS encoding glycoside hydrolase family 36 protein has translation MTTAPPNATPEDAEGDTAPQPPVPAWRPNAAAEDVPGTVVHRQLPTGLLHSTGTPLTVHLTGLGGDAWESTVTQVDHGVVLIEVTATDAVTLRAEWRVPCVGATAYWTPDTNASHWLPQSWIVPRTVSLALGAPVASLVGTQDRALCTAAAGETAAPVRVGAGVVEESGEFAFTVEQELTPDGAPLRLRIDLSGRHFATTLQAVSDWWGEGQRHPGVAPAARMPAYSTWYSLHQNVDAAVVERQAALSADLGIESIIVDDGWQTADRTRGYGHCGDWEPNTAAFPDLAAHVAEVHRLGLAYLLWYAVPFIGRHNDAWDRFKGMTLREVSQLDAAVLDPRHPEVRSYLIEKISRAVEEWDMDGVKLDFIDLFAVADVPPAPAGADHDTVHEGVRRLLADLDARLRRTRPDVIVEHRQPYVSPGLRPYATMVRTVDCPLSLAENRQRIVDCRLTAGPLAVHADMIMWNAAETPESVAVHLVNALFSVPQISVDLTTQTPGQLATLRFWLGVFRRYADVLQLGSLEPARPDLGYPLVRAGDGRTTVVARYAPLPVALPDRDASAGQETVLVANADADPVVLLTTTRPEQALARVQDCRGEILSETVLDLVAGVNPVTVPTGGLLTLTREH, from the coding sequence GTGACCACCGCACCACCGAACGCCACTCCCGAGGACGCGGAGGGCGACACCGCTCCGCAGCCGCCCGTCCCCGCCTGGCGTCCCAACGCGGCGGCCGAGGACGTCCCCGGCACCGTCGTCCACCGGCAGCTCCCCACCGGTCTGCTCCACTCCACCGGCACCCCGCTCACCGTCCATCTCACCGGGCTCGGCGGCGACGCGTGGGAGTCCACCGTCACCCAGGTCGACCACGGGGTGGTCCTGATCGAGGTCACCGCGACGGACGCGGTCACCCTCCGCGCCGAATGGCGCGTCCCCTGCGTCGGGGCCACCGCCTACTGGACTCCGGACACCAACGCCTCCCACTGGCTGCCGCAGTCCTGGATCGTCCCCCGGACCGTGTCGCTGGCCCTGGGCGCCCCCGTCGCCAGCCTGGTCGGCACCCAGGACCGCGCCCTGTGCACCGCCGCCGCGGGCGAGACGGCCGCGCCGGTACGCGTCGGCGCCGGCGTGGTGGAGGAGAGCGGCGAGTTCGCCTTCACCGTCGAGCAGGAACTCACCCCGGACGGGGCGCCGTTGCGGCTGCGCATCGACCTCAGCGGCCGCCACTTCGCCACCACCCTGCAGGCCGTCAGCGACTGGTGGGGCGAGGGACAGCGGCATCCCGGCGTCGCCCCCGCCGCGCGGATGCCCGCGTACTCCACGTGGTACAGCCTCCACCAGAACGTCGACGCCGCCGTCGTCGAACGCCAGGCCGCCCTCTCCGCCGACCTCGGCATCGAGAGCATCATCGTCGACGACGGCTGGCAGACCGCCGACCGCACCCGCGGCTACGGCCACTGCGGCGACTGGGAGCCCAACACGGCGGCCTTCCCCGACCTCGCGGCACACGTCGCCGAGGTCCACCGGCTCGGTCTCGCCTACCTCCTCTGGTACGCGGTGCCCTTCATCGGCCGGCACAACGACGCCTGGGACCGCTTCAAGGGCATGACCCTGCGCGAGGTGTCGCAGCTGGACGCGGCGGTGCTCGACCCCCGCCACCCCGAGGTCCGCTCCTACCTGATCGAGAAGATCTCCCGCGCCGTCGAGGAGTGGGACATGGACGGGGTGAAGCTCGACTTCATCGACCTCTTCGCCGTCGCCGACGTGCCGCCCGCGCCCGCCGGCGCGGACCACGACACCGTCCACGAAGGCGTACGCCGGCTCCTCGCGGACCTCGACGCCCGACTGCGCCGCACCCGGCCCGACGTGATCGTCGAGCACCGCCAGCCGTACGTCAGCCCCGGCCTCCGGCCGTACGCCACGATGGTCCGCACCGTCGACTGCCCGCTCAGCCTCGCCGAGAACCGCCAGCGCATCGTCGACTGCCGGCTCACCGCCGGCCCGCTCGCCGTCCACGCCGACATGATCATGTGGAACGCCGCCGAGACGCCCGAGTCCGTCGCCGTCCACCTCGTCAACGCCCTGTTCTCGGTGCCGCAGATCTCCGTCGACCTCACCACCCAGACCCCCGGACAGCTCGCCACCCTGCGCTTCTGGCTCGGTGTCTTCCGCCGGTACGCCGACGTCCTCCAGCTCGGCTCCCTGGAGCCCGCGCGCCCGGACCTCGGCTACCCCCTGGTCCGCGCCGGCGACGGCCGCACCACCGTGGTCGCCCGCTACGCGCCGCTGCCCGTCGCCCTCCCGGACCGGGACGCATCCGCCGGTCAGGAGACCGTGCTCGTCGCCAACGCGGACGCCGACCCCGTCGTGCTCCTGACGACCACGCGGCCGGAGCAGGCCCTCGCCCGCGTCCAGGACTGTCGTGGTGAGATCCTGTCCGAGACCGTTCTCGACCTCGTCGCCGGGGTGAACCCGGTGACCGTGCCGACCGGTGGCCTGCTCACCTTGACCCGCGAGCACTGA
- a CDS encoding LacI family DNA-binding transcriptional regulator — protein sequence MTARQVTIEDVARTAGVSRQTVSNALNAPHRLRATTLARVTAAIDELGYQPDQSARSLRTGTRKVIGYPAPADNPADPNPLMGGFLQALVSAADAVGHRILLFRCDPEQGAGAVAKSFNGLIAARQVDGFVLSDVIHDDPRVEVLAEAGFPFAAFGRTAPGRPQNWVDIDSAAATAALVRLLLDQGHRRICYVNSAASLPWLADRRAGLLQAAAAAPDGAFEVGVPDDDPAALSHAVQRLLAGPDRPTALVCANDWLALTAYQAVRAAGLTVGADVAVTGFNDMPLCTVLQPALTSVRLPLSGIAHALVDRLIAAVEDPAAAPSSGLLLPAEPVVRDSTPGR from the coding sequence ATGACCGCTCGACAGGTGACCATCGAGGACGTCGCACGGACGGCGGGCGTCTCCCGCCAGACCGTCTCGAACGCCCTCAACGCCCCCCACCGGCTGCGCGCCACCACCCTCGCCCGGGTCACCGCCGCCATCGACGAACTCGGTTACCAGCCCGACCAGTCCGCCCGCAGCCTGCGCACCGGCACCCGCAAGGTCATCGGCTACCCCGCGCCCGCCGACAACCCCGCCGACCCCAACCCCCTGATGGGCGGCTTCCTCCAGGCGCTGGTGAGCGCCGCCGACGCCGTCGGCCACCGCATCCTGCTCTTCCGCTGCGACCCCGAGCAGGGCGCCGGAGCGGTCGCCAAGTCCTTCAACGGCCTGATCGCGGCCCGCCAGGTCGACGGGTTCGTCCTCTCCGACGTCATCCACGACGACCCCCGGGTCGAGGTGCTCGCCGAGGCCGGATTCCCCTTCGCCGCCTTCGGCCGCACCGCCCCCGGCCGCCCGCAGAACTGGGTCGACATCGACTCGGCCGCCGCGACCGCCGCCCTGGTCCGTCTCCTGCTCGACCAGGGCCACCGCCGGATCTGCTACGTCAACTCCGCGGCCTCCCTGCCCTGGCTCGCCGACCGCAGGGCAGGCCTGCTGCAGGCCGCGGCCGCCGCGCCCGACGGCGCCTTCGAGGTCGGCGTCCCCGACGACGACCCGGCCGCGCTCTCCCACGCCGTGCAGCGCCTGCTCGCAGGACCCGACCGGCCGACGGCCCTGGTCTGCGCGAACGACTGGCTCGCCCTGACCGCGTACCAGGCCGTCCGCGCGGCGGGCCTCACCGTCGGCGCCGACGTGGCCGTCACCGGCTTCAACGACATGCCGCTCTGTACGGTGCTCCAGCCCGCCCTCACCAGCGTGCGCCTGCCGCTGTCCGGCATCGCCCACGCGCTCGTGGACCGGCTGATCGCCGCCGTGGAGGACCCGGCCGCCGCCCCGTCGAGCGGGCTGCTGCTTCCGGCGGAGCCGGTCGTACGGGACAGCACGCCCGGGCGGTAG
- a CDS encoding amidohydrolase family protein codes for MNERVPLPRPLFDAHLHIVDPRFPLVENDGYLPPAFTVAQYRERVAGLRVRGGAVVSGSFQGFDQGYLCAALAALGPSFVGVTQVPAGVTDEEITRLDAAGVRAVRFNVRRGGSATLDQLDRLARRVHDVAGWHAELYVDARDLPELASTLAALPAVAVDHLGLHRDGLPPLLALVERGVKVKATGFGRVDLDPAEAMAAIMRTDPTALMAGTDLPSTRARRPFADDDLALVAGTVGEEHLDAVLWDNAAAFYRVPTGRTTPE; via the coding sequence GTGAACGAGCGTGTACCTCTGCCACGTCCGCTCTTCGACGCCCACCTGCACATCGTCGACCCACGCTTCCCGCTGGTCGAGAACGACGGCTATCTGCCGCCCGCCTTCACGGTGGCGCAGTACCGCGAGCGCGTCGCCGGCCTGCGCGTCCGTGGCGGCGCGGTGGTCTCGGGTTCCTTCCAGGGGTTCGACCAGGGCTACCTGTGTGCCGCCCTGGCCGCGCTCGGCCCCTCCTTCGTCGGCGTCACCCAGGTGCCGGCCGGCGTGACGGACGAGGAGATCACCCGTCTCGACGCCGCGGGGGTCCGCGCGGTGCGCTTCAACGTGCGCCGCGGCGGCTCGGCCACGCTCGACCAGCTGGACCGTCTCGCCCGCCGCGTCCACGATGTCGCCGGCTGGCACGCCGAGCTCTACGTCGACGCCCGAGACCTGCCCGAGCTGGCCTCCACCCTGGCCGCGCTGCCCGCCGTCGCCGTCGACCACCTCGGCCTGCACCGGGACGGACTCCCCCCGCTGCTGGCCCTGGTCGAGCGGGGCGTCAAGGTCAAGGCCACCGGCTTCGGCCGTGTCGACCTCGATCCCGCCGAGGCCATGGCCGCGATCATGAGGACCGACCCCACCGCCCTCATGGCCGGCACCGATCTGCCCTCCACCCGTGCCCGCCGCCCGTTCGCGGACGACGACCTCGCCCTGGTCGCCGGAACCGTCGGCGAGGAGCACCTCGACGCCGTGCTGTGGGACAACGCCGCCGCGTTCTACCGCGTCCCCACCGGCCGGACCACGCCCGAGTAG
- a CDS encoding DUF3040 domain-containing protein, whose product MEEVRLSARERRALAEIEEQLDRDEPLAERLRTMRNGPGLSAPSLSGGRRRLPVLGVAVLGVMALALLVLAVATEVPALIWAFAAVWVLTLVGLLGLVVRWSRRRARNGPAREP is encoded by the coding sequence ATGGAAGAGGTCCGACTCTCGGCGCGCGAGCGGCGCGCCCTCGCGGAGATCGAGGAACAGCTGGACCGGGACGAGCCGCTCGCGGAGCGACTGCGCACGATGCGTAACGGCCCGGGTCTCTCCGCGCCGTCGCTCTCCGGAGGGCGACGGCGACTGCCCGTGCTCGGGGTCGCCGTGCTCGGCGTCATGGCTCTCGCGCTGCTCGTCCTCGCCGTGGCCACCGAGGTACCGGCGCTGATCTGGGCCTTCGCGGCCGTGTGGGTCCTGACCCTGGTCGGCCTGCTGGGCCTGGTCGTGCGCTGGTCGCGGCGCCGGGCGCGCAACGGCCCCGCCCGGGAGCCGTGA